Within the Deinococcus carri genome, the region AGTTGATTGCCCAGGCGAAGATTCACGCCCTGACCTTCGTGTGGGTGCGCGGCCACAACGGGCACGGCGAGAACGAGCGGGTGGACAAACTCGCCGTGGAGGAACGCAAGAAGCTCAGGAAGGGGTGAGGGTGCAGCGGTAGCCCACGGCGTTTATTGACTCCAGGTCTGACTTGAGACGCGGCTCGGCAAGAATTGTCCCTGGTCGACGACAATCACCAGAAGGCAGAATTAGGGCCATGTCCGGACACAGCCAGAACAGCCGCTGGGAGGCCTACCACCAGAAACTTCAGGGGCGACCGGCGAGGCCCACCCTCCGGCAGGCGCTTGAGCTGTTCGGTCAAGAGGCGCGTCCTGTTGGGGCTGACCTTGCCGTCGATCTGGGCTGTGGCGCAGGCAACGATACGCTGGCGTTGCTGGAGCGTGGCTGGAACGTCGTCGCTGTCGATCAGGACCCCAGAGCCATTCAAGGCCTGCGGGCCAGTCTCCCTCCTGGGCTTCAGGGCCGTCTCCAGGTGCAGCAGGCCACGTTCGAGACCTTGGAAGTGCCTCATGCCCTGATGTTCAATGCCAGTTACAGTCTTCCTTTTTGTGACCCAGCCGCCTTTCCTGGGTTGTGGGCGCAGCTCATGGAACGGCTCCTGCCGGGTGGACGCTTTGCTGGACAGTTCTTCGGGGAACGCGACGGCTGGGCAGGGCGTCCCGGCATGAACTTTCACACCCGGGCCGAGGTCGAGGCCATGTGTCGCACGCTGGAATTGGAACACTTTGTCGAGGAAGACGAGGAAGGCCCGACAGCGCTTGGTGGTCTCAAGCACTGGCATGTGTTCCATGTCATCGGGCGTCGACCCTGGGACAATCCCTCCTGAATAGCTCAGGAAGGGGTGAGAACGCAGCGGTAGCGTACCCAGTCCCAGCGACTGGGGATGGAACTGACCTCGAACCCGGCGCGGCGGTAGAAGCCGACTGCGCTGTCGTCCGTCTCCGCGACGAGGCGCGCGGCGTTCAGGTGAGCGGCCACCGCGTGCAGCAGCGCCCGCGCGTGCCCCCGCCCCTCCTGGCCCGGTGTGGTGCCAAGGTGCAGCACCTCCACATCTCTTCCCGCTGGCTCGCCTTGCTGGCGGATGCCCGCCGCGCTCACGGGCTGGCCGCCCACCACCCAGGCATAGACCTGGCGCTCCGTGCCCAGGCGGTAGCTCTCCAGAGTGCGGCGGAGGCGTTCGGGGTCGGGGAACATGGCGCGGGCGAGCAGGGCTTCCAGTTCGGGGGTGAGGGTGCCGGGCCGGGTCAGCATGGGGGCAGGGTATGGCCCCTCCCGGCGGCCCCCGCCATCCGGCGTATGGTCCCGCCGGCCCGCGCGGCTTACGCTGCCGCTGATGCCTCCCGTGCCCGACTCCGCCCCCGCAGCCCCAGCGAACGGCTGGCGCACGTTCCTCTGGCTGTGGGGGTCGCAGGCGCTGAGTGTGCTGGGGGGCGGGCTGAGCGGGTTCGCGCTGAACATCTACCTCACGCAGACACGCTTTCCGCTGGACACGCAACGGGCCGAGCTGGCACACGCGCTCTCGCTGACGGCGCTGGGCTGGACCTTCGCGGCCCTCGTGGGTGCGCCGCTGGCCGGTGCCCTCGCGGACCGCTGGGACCGCCGCCGCATGATGCTGGCCTGCGACCTGCTGGGGGCGCTGGCGCTGCTGGGCGGCGTGGCCCTGATCACGCTGACCACGCCGCCCGTGTGGGCGCTGGTGCTGTTCACGGCCACGCTGGGGCTGATCGGCACCTTTCACGGCTCGGCGTTCGACACCAGTTACGCGGTGCTGGTGCCCAGGGCGCAACTCCCGCGCGCCAACGGCATGATGCAGACCATCTGGAGCCTGTCGGGCCTGCTGAGTCCGGCGCTGGCGGCCTTTCTGATTGGCCTGCCGGCGCTGGCACGGACAGGCGGCGGCCCCGCGTGGCTGGCAGGCGTCCGGGACGGCGTGCCGCTCGCGTTTGCCATCGACGCGGCGACCTTCGTGCTGGCCGCGCTGGTGGTCTGGCGGCTCTCGATTCCCACACCGCTGCGCCGGGACTGGAGGGGTGGAGCGGCTGGCCCGCGCCCCACCCTGTGGCAGGACATGCGCTTCGGGTGGCGCTTCATCTTCGCGCGGCTGCCGCTGCTGCACCTGCTGCTGACCTTTGCCGCCGTGAACCTGCTCACCAGCGGCGTGGGCGTGCTGCACCCGCTGCTGGTGCGCTTTGCGCTGGGGACGGACGCGGCGGCGCACGGCCTCTCGCAGCAGGCGGCGCTGGCGACCCTCTGGACGGCGTTCAGCGCGGGGGGACTGGCGGGGGGGATGCTGGTCAGCACCTGGGGCGGGCTGAAGCGGCGGCGGGTGCTGGGGGTGCTGGTGCCTGCCCTGCTGGCGAGCGCGGCGCACGCGGCGAGCGGGGTGCTGGGCGCACTGGTGCCCGTTTGCCTCGCCGTGGCCTGTTTCGGCCTGATGATGCCCCTCATGAACGCGCATTCGCAGGCCATCTGGCAGGCACAGGTGCCGCCCGACATGCAGGGCCGGGTGTTCAGCGTGCGCCGCCTGCTCGCCCAGTTCACCGGCCCGGTCAGCACGGCGCTGGCGGGCCTGCTCGCCGCCCGGTATGCCCCCGGAAGCCTCCTGCTGTGGTCGGGGCTGCTGCTGGTACTGGTCGCGGCGGTGGGGCTGCTGAACCCGGTGCTGCGCCGGGTGGACACGCCGTTGACCGATGCCTCGGGGATAACCGCCGCGCCGGGTGATTGACTCCGGAGCGCCGCGAAGAACCCCCCAGGCCCTCTCCGGCCAGCTTCCGCCCGGACGCCGCAGATTTGTGCCCACGCCATCACACCACACGTTCTAGACTGCCGTGTCATGTCCTCAACTGACTCTCATGGCACGCTGGCGGGCGGCTGGCGCACGTTCCTGGTCCTCTGGGGTTCGCAGTCGATCAGCCAGATTGGCAGTTATGTGGCGTGGTTCGCGCTGAACGTGTATGTGGCGCAGACGCTCTATCCGGACCCGGCACAAAAGGCCCCGCTGGCCCTCGCGCTGGGGGCCTTTGCCATCGCCGCCACGCTGACGGCGGTGCTGCTGGCCCCGCTGGCCGGGTCGCTGGTGGACCGCACCCCCCGCCGGCGCGTGATGCTGGCCTGCGACGTGTTGAGCGGCGCTGTCACCCTGGGCATGTGCGCCCTGATGTTCAGCATGGTGGTGCCCTTCTGGCTGCTGTTCGCCTACGTGATCGTCACGCAGTCGCTGAGCATCTTTCACGAGGCGGCGCTGGAAAGCAGCTAC harbors:
- a CDS encoding GNAT family N-acetyltransferase, which encodes MLTRPGTLTPELEALLARAMFPDPERLRRTLESYRLGTERQVYAWVVGGQPVSAAGIRQQGEPAGRDVEVLHLGTTPGQEGRGHARALLHAVAAHLNAARLVAETDDSAVGFYRRAGFEVSSIPSRWDWVRYRCVLTPS
- a CDS encoding class I SAM-dependent methyltransferase — translated: MSGHSQNSRWEAYHQKLQGRPARPTLRQALELFGQEARPVGADLAVDLGCGAGNDTLALLERGWNVVAVDQDPRAIQGLRASLPPGLQGRLQVQQATFETLEVPHALMFNASYSLPFCDPAAFPGLWAQLMERLLPGGRFAGQFFGERDGWAGRPGMNFHTRAEVEAMCRTLELEHFVEEDEEGPTALGGLKHWHVFHVIGRRPWDNPS
- a CDS encoding MFS transporter, coding for MPPVPDSAPAAPANGWRTFLWLWGSQALSVLGGGLSGFALNIYLTQTRFPLDTQRAELAHALSLTALGWTFAALVGAPLAGALADRWDRRRMMLACDLLGALALLGGVALITLTTPPVWALVLFTATLGLIGTFHGSAFDTSYAVLVPRAQLPRANGMMQTIWSLSGLLSPALAAFLIGLPALARTGGGPAWLAGVRDGVPLAFAIDAATFVLAALVVWRLSIPTPLRRDWRGGAAGPRPTLWQDMRFGWRFIFARLPLLHLLLTFAAVNLLTSGVGVLHPLLVRFALGTDAAAHGLSQQAALATLWTAFSAGGLAGGMLVSTWGGLKRRRVLGVLVPALLASAAHAASGVLGALVPVCLAVACFGLMMPLMNAHSQAIWQAQVPPDMQGRVFSVRRLLAQFTGPVSTALAGLLAARYAPGSLLLWSGLLLVLVAAVGLLNPVLRRVDTPLTDASGITAAPGD